One genomic window of Punica granatum isolate Tunisia-2019 chromosome 1, ASM765513v2, whole genome shotgun sequence includes the following:
- the LOC116192345 gene encoding 1,4-alpha-glucan-branching enzyme 3, chloroplastic/amyloplastic isoform X2: MASLSLQSRLCFYSAPSALHSNSRHRRRHGFSIQFPRKTDLKTVCSAAEHSQQQPQQSSEKQAMRKKGKGSTTDADKGVDPVGFLTKLGISHKAFAQFLRERHKALKDLKDEIFNRHLNLKEMASGFEILGMHRHVEHRVDYMEWAPGARYCAIVGDFNGWSPTENCAREGHFGHDDYGYWFIILEDKLKEGEKPDELYFQQYNYVDDYDKGDSGITVEEIFKKANDEYWEPGEDRFLKNRFELPAKLYEQWFGPNSPQTYEELEPIPDAETRYKAWKEQHKDDPPGNLPPFDVIDNGKEYDIYNVFIDPPWREKFRAKKPPIPYWLETRKGRKAWLKKYSPGIPHGSRYRVYFNTPNGPLERVPAWATYVKPDAEGSQAYAIHWEPPPESAYKWKHSRPNKPRSLRIYECHVGISGSEPKISSFNEFTKNVLPHVKNAGYNAIQLIGVIEHKDYYTVGYRVTNLFAVSSRFGTPDDFKRLVDEAHGLGLLVFLDIVHSYSAPDEMVGLSLFDGSNDCYFHSGKRGQHKYWGTRMFKYGDPDVLHYLLSNLNWWVVEYHTDGFQFHSLSSMMYTHNGFASFTGDMEDYCNQYVDRDALLYLILANDILHALHPNIITIAEDATSYPGLCEPTSQGGLGFDYYVNLSVPEMWSSLLENTPDQDWSMSKIVGTLIGNRCYADKMLVYAENHNQSISGGKSLAEMLFGQINEHSPDSKDLILKGCSLYRMTRLITFTICGRAFLSFMGNEFGHPKRVEFPMSSNNFSYALAMRRWELLEAEGLHRDFFSFDKDMMKLDEKEGVLSRSFPNIHHVNDSTMVISYMRGPLLFIYNFHPTDSYEKYQVGVEEAGEYQLILNTDEKEYGGQGLIGCDQYIQRTISRRVDGLRNCLEVPLPNRIAQVYKLKRILRI, encoded by the exons ATGGCTTCCCTCTCACTTCAGAGCAGGCTGTGCTTCTACTCAGCTCCCTCGGCCCTTCACTCCAACTCACGGCACAGAAGACGCCATGGATTCTCCATCCAATTCCCCCGGAAGACTGACTTGAAGACAGTGTGCTCCGCAGCAGAGCATTCTCAGCAACAGCCGCAGCAGAGCTCGGAGAAGCAGGCCATGAGGAAGAAGGGCAAGGGGAGCACGACTGACGCGGACAAAGGGGTCGACCCAGTTGGGTTCCTCACTAAGTTAGGGATTTCCCACAAAGCTTTCGCTCAGTTCCTTCGCGAGAG GCATAAGGCGTTGAAGGACCTCAAAGATGAGATTTTCAATCGTCACCTTAACCTCAAGGAAATGGCTTCTGG CTTCGAGATTCTGGGTATGCACCGTCACGTGGAACATCGGGTGGATTATATGGAATGGGCTCCAG GAGCTCGGTACTGCGCAATAGTTGGGGATTTCAATGGGTGGTCACCAACTGAGAACTGTGCAAGAGAGGGTCACTTTGGTCACGATGACTATGGTTACTGGTTCATCATTCTTGAAGACAAGTTGAAGGAAGGAGAAAAACCCGATGAACTCTACTTTCAGCAGTACAATTATGTGGATGATTATGATAAGGGTGACAGTGGCATTACCGTTGAAGAGATATTCAAGAAAGCAAATGACGAGTACTGGGAGCCCGGGGAGGACCGGTTCTTGAAAAACCGATTTGAACTACCAGCAAAGTTATATGAGCAATGGTTTGGTCCGAATAGTCCTCAGACATACGAGGAACTGGAACctatacctgatgcagaaacAAGGTACAAAGCTTGGAAAGAACAGCATAAAGACGACCCCCCTGGTAACCTACCTCCATTTGATGTGATTGATAATGGAAAAGAATATGACATTTATAATGTTTTCATTGATCCCCCGTGGCGAGAGAAGTTCCGTGCAAAGAAACCTCCGATACCATACTGGTTAGAAACCCGTAAAGGAAGGAAGGCATGGCTGAAGAAGTACAGTCCAGGTATTCCTCATGGAAGCAGATACAGGGTTTATTTTAACACCCCTAATGGGCCATTGGAGCGGGTCCCTGCTTGGGCTACTTATGTAAAACCAG ATGCAGAAGGAAGCCAAGCTTATGCGATCCACTGGGAACCGCCACCTGAGAGTGCTTACAAGTGGAAACACTCAAGGCCGAATAAGCCAAGGTCCCTGAGAATATATGAATGCCATGTTGGAATTAGCGGATCAGAACCTAAAATATCTTCCTTCAATGAATTCACAAAGAAT GTTCTTCCTCATGTGAAGAATGCAGGGTACAATGCTATACAGTTGATAGGGGTAATCGAGCACAAGGATTATTATACTGTTGGTTATAGA GTCACAAATTTGTTTGCTGTGAGTAGCCGATTTGGCACCCCTGATGACTTCAAGCGATTAGTTGATGAAGCACATG GACTAGGACTGTTGGTCTTTTTAGATATCGTGCACTCATATTCAGCTCCGGATGAAATGGTTGGACTATCATTATTTGATGGATCAAATGACTGCTACTTCCACTCTG GTAAACGAGGTCAACACAAATACTGGGGCACTCGGATGTTCAAATATGGTGACCCTGATGTGCTGCATTATCTTCTGTCAAATCTAAATTG GTGGGTGGTCGAATATCATACTGATGGTTTTCAGTTCCATTCACTCTCATCAATGATGTATACTCACAATGGTTTCGCTTCTTTCACTGGGGACATGGAGGA CTACTGCAATCAATACGTTGATCGGGACGCACTTCTGTACCTTATTCTGGCGAATGATATACTTCACGCTCTTCACCCAAATATAATCACAATTGCTGAAGAT GCAACGTCATATCCCGGCCTCTGTGAGCCAACATCCCAAGGCGGATTGGGATTTGACTATTACGTCAATCTATCTGTTCCAGAGATGTGGTCATCCTTGCTTGAGAATACTCCTGATCAGGACTGGAGCATGAGTAAG ATAGTTGGCACATTGATTGGCAACAGATGCTACGCTGATAAGATGCTCGTATATGCTGAGAACCATAACCAA TCTATATCAGGAGGCAAATCTTTGGCAGAAATGTTGTTCGGCCAAATCAATGAGCATTCTCCTGACTCGAAGGATTTAATCCTTAAGGGATGTTCATTATACAGG ATGACCCGCTTGATTACATTCACGATATGTGGCCGCGCTTTCCTTAGTTTCATGGGTAACGAATTTGGGCATCCTAAG AGGGTCGAATTCCCAATGTCGAGTAATAACTTCTCCTATGCATTGGCTATGCGTCGGTGGGAACTCTTGGAAGCTGAAGGACTCCATcgggattttttttctttcgataAG GATATGATGAAGTTGGATGAAAAGGAAGGGGTGCTTTCGAGAAGCTTCCCAAATATCCACCATGTGAATGATTCCACCATG GTAATATCGTACATGCGTGGTCCgcttctatttatatataacttCCACCCAACTGATTCATACGAGAAGTACCAAGTTGGTGTGGAAGAAGCTGGAGAGTATCAA TTGATATTGAATACTGATGAAAAAGAGTATGGAGGTCAGGGACTGATAGGTTGTGATCAGTATATACAACGAACAATCAGCAGACG GGTTGATGGCCTTCGCAATTGCTTGGAAGTGCCGTTGCCAAATAGGATAGCCCAG GTTTACAAGTTGAAGCGGATTTTGAGGATATGA
- the LOC116192354 gene encoding alpha-1,3-arabinosyltransferase XAT2-like, with product MREAHELKVANVKEIKKPKLMLISWRGTQKILNERVLVQLMEQVGFQVVVADDKTILSLEHFVEIVNSCSVLVRVQGAGLAHELFLPDGSVLVRIVLLGMEWNAETYFGGPGTTMGFRHLEYKISPKESSILQMYSTDHLVITEPESVLAKGFEAARAVDFDKQDVKIDLFRFKKTLVKALKLVGH from the coding sequence ATGAGGGAGGCACATGAATTGAAGGTGGCAAACGTAAAGGAGATTAAGAAGCCGAAACTGATGCTCATTTCCTGGCGCGGGACCCAGAAGATCCTAAATGAGCGCGTCCTGGTGCAGCTGATGGAACAGGTCGGTTTCCAGGTGGTTGTCGCGGATGACAAAACAATTCTCAGCTTGGAACACTTTGTCGAGATTGTTAATTCGTGCAGCGTCTTGGTCAGGGTCCAAGGGGCTGGCCTCGCCCACGAGCTGTTCCTGCCTGACGGGTCAGTATTGGTACGGATTGTCCTGCTTGGCATGGAGTGGAACGCGGAAACTTACTTTGGTGGACCAGGAACCACGATGGGGTTCCGGCACCTAGAATACAAGATCAGCCCCAAGGAGAGTTCGATCTTGCAGATGTATAGTACAGATCATCTCGTGATTACCGAACCCGAATCTGTCCTTGCAAAGGGATTCGAGGCTGCCAGGGCTGTGGATTTCGATAAGCAGGATGTGAAGATTGATCTGTTTAGGTTCAAGAAGACCCTTGTCAAGGCATTGAAACTTGTAGGACACTGA
- the LOC116192846 gene encoding CCR4-NOT transcription complex subunit 9-like: MANLPQSLSMNAPFGSAPGASAPNIAGGAAAAQPNKERKMASAEQLVLDLSNPELRENALLELSKKRELFQDLAPLLWNSFGTIAALLQEIVSIYPVLSPPNLTPAQSNRVCNALALLQCVASHPDTRMLFLNAHMPLYLYPFLNTSSKSRPFEYLRLTSLGVIGALVKVDDTEVISFLLSTEIIPLCLRTMEMGSELSKTVATFIVQKILLDDIGLDYICTTAERFFAVGRVLGNMVLSLAEQPSSRLLKHIIRCYLRLSDNPRARDALRSCLPDMLWDATFSSCLREDPTTRKWLQQLLLTVGVNRVPTLQGGSGFEHMLVN, from the exons ATGGCTAACCTGCCGCAGTCCCTCTCCATGAACGCGCCCTTCGGGAGTGCCCCGGGCGCGTCTGCTCCGAACATCGCCGGCGGCGCTGCCGCCGCGCAGCCCAACAAGGAGCGGAAGATGGCCTCCGCCGAGCAGCTGGTGCTCGACCTCAGCAACCCCGAGCTCAGAGAGAACGCCCTACTCGAGCTTTCCAAG AAGAGAGAACTTTTCCAAGATTTGGCGCCATTATTGTGGAATTCTTTCGGTACTATTGCTGCTCTATTGCAG GAGATAGTTTCCATCTATCCTGTTCTCTCACCACCGAATTTAACTCCTGCTCAGTCAAATCGTGTCTGTAATGCTCTTGCTCTTCTTCAG tgCGTTGCCTCTCACCCAGACACAAGGATGTTGTTCCTTAATG CTCATATGCCCTTATATCTTTACCCTTTCCTAAATACATCAAGCAAGTCGAGGCCATTTGAGTACCTGAGGCTTACTAGCTTGGGTGTGATTGGCGCCCTAGTGAAG GTTGATGACACAGAAGTCATTAGCTTTCTCCTCTCAACCGAAATAATCCCACTCTGCCTGCGCACCATGGAGATGGGCAGTGAGCTATCAAAAACA GTCGCAACTTTCATAGTCCAGAAGATCTTGCTGGATGACATTGGTCTCGACTACATTTGCACCACAGCAGAGCGGTTTTTTGCAGTAGGCCGAGTCTTGGGGAACATGGTCTTGTCACTAGCCGAACAGCCTTCATCACGGCTTCTGAAGCATATAATCCGATGTTACCTTCGACTCTCAGACAATCCTAG gGCTCGTGATGCTCTACGAAGTTGCCTCCCAGACATGTTATGGGATGCCACCTTCAGCAGCTGCCTCCGA GAAGACCCAACCACAAGGAAGTGGCTGCAGCAACTGCTTCTCACAGTTGGAGTTAATCGGGTCCCAACACTACAGGGTGGCAGTGGGTTCGAACACATGTTGGTGAACTGA
- the LOC116192345 gene encoding 1,4-alpha-glucan-branching enzyme 3, chloroplastic/amyloplastic isoform X1, translated as MASLSLQSRLCFYSAPSALHSNSRHRRRHGFSIQFPRKTDLKTVCSAAEHSQQQPQQSSEKQAMRKKGKGSTTDADKGVDPVGFLTKLGISHKAFAQFLRERHKALKDLKDEIFNRHLNLKEMASGFEILGMHRHVEHRVDYMEWAPGARYCAIVGDFNGWSPTENCAREGHFGHDDYGYWFIILEDKLKEGEKPDELYFQQYNYVDDYDKGDSGITVEEIFKKANDEYWEPGEDRFLKNRFELPAKLYEQWFGPNSPQTYEELEPIPDAETRYKAWKEQHKDDPPGNLPPFDVIDNGKEYDIYNVFIDPPWREKFRAKKPPIPYWLETRKGRKAWLKKYSPGIPHGSRYRVYFNTPNGPLERVPAWATYVKPGEVNEELRTWPPDAEGSQAYAIHWEPPPESAYKWKHSRPNKPRSLRIYECHVGISGSEPKISSFNEFTKNVLPHVKNAGYNAIQLIGVIEHKDYYTVGYRVTNLFAVSSRFGTPDDFKRLVDEAHGLGLLVFLDIVHSYSAPDEMVGLSLFDGSNDCYFHSGKRGQHKYWGTRMFKYGDPDVLHYLLSNLNWWVVEYHTDGFQFHSLSSMMYTHNGFASFTGDMEDYCNQYVDRDALLYLILANDILHALHPNIITIAEDATSYPGLCEPTSQGGLGFDYYVNLSVPEMWSSLLENTPDQDWSMSKIVGTLIGNRCYADKMLVYAENHNQSISGGKSLAEMLFGQINEHSPDSKDLILKGCSLYRMTRLITFTICGRAFLSFMGNEFGHPKRVEFPMSSNNFSYALAMRRWELLEAEGLHRDFFSFDKDMMKLDEKEGVLSRSFPNIHHVNDSTMVISYMRGPLLFIYNFHPTDSYEKYQVGVEEAGEYQLILNTDEKEYGGQGLIGCDQYIQRTISRRVDGLRNCLEVPLPNRIAQVYKLKRILRI; from the exons ATGGCTTCCCTCTCACTTCAGAGCAGGCTGTGCTTCTACTCAGCTCCCTCGGCCCTTCACTCCAACTCACGGCACAGAAGACGCCATGGATTCTCCATCCAATTCCCCCGGAAGACTGACTTGAAGACAGTGTGCTCCGCAGCAGAGCATTCTCAGCAACAGCCGCAGCAGAGCTCGGAGAAGCAGGCCATGAGGAAGAAGGGCAAGGGGAGCACGACTGACGCGGACAAAGGGGTCGACCCAGTTGGGTTCCTCACTAAGTTAGGGATTTCCCACAAAGCTTTCGCTCAGTTCCTTCGCGAGAG GCATAAGGCGTTGAAGGACCTCAAAGATGAGATTTTCAATCGTCACCTTAACCTCAAGGAAATGGCTTCTGG CTTCGAGATTCTGGGTATGCACCGTCACGTGGAACATCGGGTGGATTATATGGAATGGGCTCCAG GAGCTCGGTACTGCGCAATAGTTGGGGATTTCAATGGGTGGTCACCAACTGAGAACTGTGCAAGAGAGGGTCACTTTGGTCACGATGACTATGGTTACTGGTTCATCATTCTTGAAGACAAGTTGAAGGAAGGAGAAAAACCCGATGAACTCTACTTTCAGCAGTACAATTATGTGGATGATTATGATAAGGGTGACAGTGGCATTACCGTTGAAGAGATATTCAAGAAAGCAAATGACGAGTACTGGGAGCCCGGGGAGGACCGGTTCTTGAAAAACCGATTTGAACTACCAGCAAAGTTATATGAGCAATGGTTTGGTCCGAATAGTCCTCAGACATACGAGGAACTGGAACctatacctgatgcagaaacAAGGTACAAAGCTTGGAAAGAACAGCATAAAGACGACCCCCCTGGTAACCTACCTCCATTTGATGTGATTGATAATGGAAAAGAATATGACATTTATAATGTTTTCATTGATCCCCCGTGGCGAGAGAAGTTCCGTGCAAAGAAACCTCCGATACCATACTGGTTAGAAACCCGTAAAGGAAGGAAGGCATGGCTGAAGAAGTACAGTCCAGGTATTCCTCATGGAAGCAGATACAGGGTTTATTTTAACACCCCTAATGGGCCATTGGAGCGGGTCCCTGCTTGGGCTACTTATGTAAAACCAG GTGAGGTAAATGAAGAATTGAGGACTTGGCCCCCAG ATGCAGAAGGAAGCCAAGCTTATGCGATCCACTGGGAACCGCCACCTGAGAGTGCTTACAAGTGGAAACACTCAAGGCCGAATAAGCCAAGGTCCCTGAGAATATATGAATGCCATGTTGGAATTAGCGGATCAGAACCTAAAATATCTTCCTTCAATGAATTCACAAAGAAT GTTCTTCCTCATGTGAAGAATGCAGGGTACAATGCTATACAGTTGATAGGGGTAATCGAGCACAAGGATTATTATACTGTTGGTTATAGA GTCACAAATTTGTTTGCTGTGAGTAGCCGATTTGGCACCCCTGATGACTTCAAGCGATTAGTTGATGAAGCACATG GACTAGGACTGTTGGTCTTTTTAGATATCGTGCACTCATATTCAGCTCCGGATGAAATGGTTGGACTATCATTATTTGATGGATCAAATGACTGCTACTTCCACTCTG GTAAACGAGGTCAACACAAATACTGGGGCACTCGGATGTTCAAATATGGTGACCCTGATGTGCTGCATTATCTTCTGTCAAATCTAAATTG GTGGGTGGTCGAATATCATACTGATGGTTTTCAGTTCCATTCACTCTCATCAATGATGTATACTCACAATGGTTTCGCTTCTTTCACTGGGGACATGGAGGA CTACTGCAATCAATACGTTGATCGGGACGCACTTCTGTACCTTATTCTGGCGAATGATATACTTCACGCTCTTCACCCAAATATAATCACAATTGCTGAAGAT GCAACGTCATATCCCGGCCTCTGTGAGCCAACATCCCAAGGCGGATTGGGATTTGACTATTACGTCAATCTATCTGTTCCAGAGATGTGGTCATCCTTGCTTGAGAATACTCCTGATCAGGACTGGAGCATGAGTAAG ATAGTTGGCACATTGATTGGCAACAGATGCTACGCTGATAAGATGCTCGTATATGCTGAGAACCATAACCAA TCTATATCAGGAGGCAAATCTTTGGCAGAAATGTTGTTCGGCCAAATCAATGAGCATTCTCCTGACTCGAAGGATTTAATCCTTAAGGGATGTTCATTATACAGG ATGACCCGCTTGATTACATTCACGATATGTGGCCGCGCTTTCCTTAGTTTCATGGGTAACGAATTTGGGCATCCTAAG AGGGTCGAATTCCCAATGTCGAGTAATAACTTCTCCTATGCATTGGCTATGCGTCGGTGGGAACTCTTGGAAGCTGAAGGACTCCATcgggattttttttctttcgataAG GATATGATGAAGTTGGATGAAAAGGAAGGGGTGCTTTCGAGAAGCTTCCCAAATATCCACCATGTGAATGATTCCACCATG GTAATATCGTACATGCGTGGTCCgcttctatttatatataacttCCACCCAACTGATTCATACGAGAAGTACCAAGTTGGTGTGGAAGAAGCTGGAGAGTATCAA TTGATATTGAATACTGATGAAAAAGAGTATGGAGGTCAGGGACTGATAGGTTGTGATCAGTATATACAACGAACAATCAGCAGACG GGTTGATGGCCTTCGCAATTGCTTGGAAGTGCCGTTGCCAAATAGGATAGCCCAG GTTTACAAGTTGAAGCGGATTTTGAGGATATGA